In a genomic window of Occallatibacter riparius:
- a CDS encoding nucleoside hydrolase-like domain-containing protein yields the protein MGALVASGFAQFGAPQPVDTFHGKPRAIIITDIGNEPDDQMSLVRLLLYSDEIDLEALIAATSTWQKAATHPETMHQLIAAFGRVRPNLLLHAKGWPEASQLDERVYTGQPAYGMDGTGAGNASAGSRALMEAMKRQDSRPLWICLWGGANTLAQALMDLRAEVSSEELNRIIAGLRVSSISDQDDAGPWIRKEFPSLFYVVNPSRANSDSYYAATWTGISGDIYYRNGEGADTSLVTNEWLDKKIRAKGPLGMVYPKFVFIMEGDTPSYLGLIDNGLNAYRRPDWGGWGGRYVCLQPYGETHAIWTQGGDEFFRRSSQDEVPGIDGKVHTSDQATIWRWREAYQNDFAARMDWTIKDFAHANHEPVVVVNGKEGTEPIEMEMKAGETVTLDATGTSDPDNNKLTYNWFLYPEAGLSGVNGADVSIAGNGNTTVKLTANSPCRAAWLKGMIPCRGDGVAHIILAVTDDGSPRLTQYRRIIVTVKPTRNQPF from the coding sequence ATGGGCGCGCTTGTAGCTAGTGGATTCGCCCAGTTCGGTGCGCCGCAGCCGGTGGACACCTTCCACGGCAAGCCTAGGGCGATCATTATTACCGACATCGGCAATGAGCCCGACGACCAGATGTCGTTGGTTCGCCTGCTACTGTACTCCGACGAGATCGATCTCGAGGCGCTCATCGCCGCGACCAGCACATGGCAGAAGGCCGCGACGCATCCGGAAACGATGCACCAGTTGATCGCGGCCTTTGGTCGGGTGCGTCCGAACCTCCTGCTTCATGCGAAGGGATGGCCTGAAGCCAGCCAACTCGATGAGCGTGTTTACACGGGTCAGCCGGCGTATGGAATGGATGGCACCGGCGCCGGCAACGCCTCCGCAGGATCTAGGGCCCTCATGGAGGCTATGAAGCGACAAGACTCGCGTCCGCTGTGGATTTGCCTCTGGGGCGGCGCCAATACCCTCGCGCAGGCGTTGATGGACCTGCGCGCGGAGGTGAGTTCTGAAGAACTGAATCGAATCATCGCGGGACTGCGAGTCTCCTCAATCTCTGACCAGGATGACGCGGGGCCGTGGATCCGGAAGGAGTTTCCATCGCTCTTCTATGTGGTGAATCCGAGCCGCGCCAACAGCGATTCGTATTACGCCGCGACCTGGACCGGCATCAGTGGCGACATCTACTACCGCAACGGCGAAGGGGCTGACACCAGCCTGGTCACAAATGAATGGCTAGACAAGAAAATTCGCGCCAAGGGTCCATTGGGAATGGTGTATCCCAAATTCGTGTTCATCATGGAGGGCGACACACCGAGTTATCTGGGACTCATCGACAACGGGCTGAACGCATATCGCCGGCCCGACTGGGGAGGTTGGGGCGGACGCTACGTCTGCCTGCAGCCCTATGGCGAAACGCACGCCATTTGGACGCAAGGCGGCGATGAGTTCTTCCGCAGGAGCTCGCAGGACGAAGTCCCCGGCATAGACGGCAAGGTTCACACCTCCGACCAGGCGACCATCTGGCGATGGCGTGAGGCATACCAGAATGACTTTGCTGCGCGCATGGATTGGACAATCAAAGATTTCGCCCACGCGAATCACGAGCCCGTCGTCGTGGTGAATGGAAAGGAAGGCACCGAACCGATCGAGATGGAAATGAAAGCTGGCGAGACGGTGACGCTGGACGCAACTGGAACCAGCGACCCCGACAACAACAAGCTCACCTACAACTGGTTCCTCTATCCGGAAGCCGGCCTTTCGGGAGTGAACGGCGCGGACGTGTCGATAGCCGGCAATGGCAACACGACGGTAAAGCTGACTGCAAATTCGCCCTGTCGGGCTGCATGGCTGAAGGGGATGATCCCGTGCCGCGGCGACGGCGTGGCCCACATCATTCTGGCCGTGACCGACGACGGATCGCCGCGCCTGACGCAGTACCGACGCATCATCGTAACGGTAAAGCCGACGCGAAACCAGCCCTTCTAA